The window AGGTTGAGGCGGTGTTGGCGGACCGCTGAAGGTAGTATCGTCCTCGGCAATAAAAGAAGGTCCGGCATCCTGGACGGTAACCGAAGGCGCAGGTGACGCATAAAGCGGGATCGCCAACACAGCGATAGCGCCAAAAACAATTCCGATTAGGATTAGCTTTCCGAAATTTTTACTCATAATTGTTCCTCCTTATAGCCTGTGGCTATTATGTAAACGAAGCCAATCGCGTCAGCAGGAACTATTATTAAGCAATATGCAAGCCAAACTCACAAAAGCTGGAATTATAAAGACTTAATCAACATTCAGCGCTCAAGGAAACAGCTTCAGTCGCTCGCAACTGTCAATTTTAGGTTGCAGTTTTTTGTGCCGTTCATTAAGTTTCCTTTTTATTTAATCTTAAAAAAGCGCAACTGTCTCTGAAAAGTGACAGTTATGAAGTGATGGGTCGGATTATATTATAACGCGAGATGAGTCTTGAAAGATGCTGTCTTGAAATATTCAATTTTTTTGCTGCGCGGCTTACGTTGCCTCGGGTTTCGAGAAGGGTGCGTTTTATCAGCTCCTCCTCTTCAATCCTCTTTGCGTCCTTTAGAGTTTTGGTCTCAAATGGGACTGAAGGAAAGAACCTCTGGTCAAGAAGGTCTTTGGTTATTTTCTTCCCGCGTACGAGGATAGCGGCCCTTTCGAGTACGTTAGCAAGCTCTCTTATATTGCCTGGCCACGGATAATCAAGAAAAGCCTGCATTACTTCATCGCTCACTTCGGTCACGGATTTGTTTAGTTCAAAAGAAGATTTCTTCAAGAAATGATTCACGAGTTCCCGGATATCCTCCTTGCGCTCCCTTAAGGGCGGGATATAAAGCTTGAAAGTATTGATTCGATAATACAAATCCTCTCTGAAACGTCCTTCACGCGTCTCAACCTCCAGGTTTTTATTCGTAGCGAAAATGAATCTGATGTTTATCCTGCGCTTAGACGATTCGCCAAGCCTGCGAAGGACTCTTTCCTCAATAACCTCAAGAAGCTTTGTCTGCATGAAGGATGAAATGTTGGTTATTTCGTCCAGAAAGACGGTTGATCCGTCCGCCGCCTCTAAGAGGCCTATCCTGTCTTCAGTTGCGCCGGTAAAAGCGCCCTTCCTGTGGCCGAAGAGCTCGGCCGCGAAAAGATTCTCAGGGAATATTCCGCAGTTGATGGAGCAGAACTCACGGCCGTGACGCAGGCTTCTATCGTGTATGAGTTTCGCCATTACGCCCTTGCCGGTGCCCGTTTCGCCCTCGAGCAGAACGTTCGCCTCGGAACGCGCTGCACGTTCTATCTGACTATACAACTCTCTTGTCGCTGGGGAGTTACCGAATACTACTCCGGACTTTTCCCATTTTTTCCTTTCGCGCGAGAGTCTTATCTCCTCACGCATTTTGTTGAATTCAGAGGATTTGTCGATTGTAGCTGCAAGTATGTTGCCCAGCGACTCAAAATAGGTAGTGTTATCGGGATTAAAAAGGCCAGGTTTTGTGCTGTCAAGATATATTGTTCCCAGGAGCTTTGAGCTAGTTTTCAGGGGGATACAAAGAATGGAACGGATTTCATTCAACAGGATGCTTTTTGAACGGTTGAAGCGCCAGTCTGTTGTTGCATCAGCCGTGTATATGGGTTCAAGACCCTGGGTAATCTGGCGCATAACGGTTTCCGAAAGACGTCTTGCCTCGTTGCGGGAAGGCGTCTCTGTATGCTTGGATGCAACGGCGTATAGCTTGGAATCTTCATGCAGAAAGATGACGCCTCTCGCCGCAGATGTAAGTTCGAGGAGTACGGAAAGAACCTGAATCATGAAATCTTCTTCCCCTAATCGGTAGTTCAAGAGTTCGCTTATGCGCCGCAAGCCTTCCAGATACAGGGGAGCAAGACCGGTCTGCTCGCGCCAGGCCGAGAAGTTCTGGGACTTGAAAGCTTCTATTTTTCTGAGTTCAGGCAATGCGCCCAGTCTTTCAAAAACAGCCTTGGAGTCCTCAAGCGCTGCTTGCGCCTCATCCGAATACCCGTTCCTTTCAAAAAGCACTTTCGAGAGCATTAAAAGGGAGAGTCCTTCCTGGTACGTGTTCTCCTGGAGCTTGAGCAGTTCGATACTCTTACGCAACAAACTTATTGCGTTTGCGTAGTCTTTTGAATGACGGTATGCAATAGCTTCCAACCGCAATATCTCGCCCCTGGAACCTTCAAAACCCGATGTATCCATCTTCGAAGATATGTGTTTGATAATCGAGAGCGCTTTTTCGATGTCACCCTCCGCAAGCAGGAGTTCGCATTCAAGAATAGAAATTTCAAAAAGATAAAATAAGCTTTGTTTTTCTGGAAGATCGGAGAATTTCCCGCATATAATTTCTCTCGCGGTATCCAAATCTCCTTTGTCGAGAGCCATGCGGCATTTAAGAGTGAGTATCCCAAGTTCGGCGCCGGGATAGCGTCTCTCGCTAGTAAGCAGGGAAGCTCTTTGAAGGAGCCTTGTCGCCCATTGTATTTTTCCCTGCATCCGGCACAGATCGGCCCAGTTGATTAATACGTAAGGTTTGTGTTGAGAGTCTTTTCTTGCAGCAATTGTTTTCCATAACTCGAGATACCCATCCCATCCTGAGCGCCATTCTCCCACAAGTGAAGAAATATCTGCATTAAGAAGCTTCAGCTCGATAACATTTTCGTCGATTCCATTCTCAGCCATAAGTTCAAGAGCTTGCTGAACGTAACTTTTCGCTTTCCTGCGCATTCCCCTGTAAAAAGAAATCTTTGCCTGAAGACGCAGGATCGTTGAGTTGAATCTTGCATCACCTGCAAGCCGGGCGAATTCGCTAGCGTGTTCAATGTACTCTCCAGCTTCTTTAAGCCTGCCTGACGCCATAAGAGTCTCTGATGCAAGGGATGACGCCTGAAAAGCTATCACCCATTCGTTTCTATTTCCCGCTTCCCCTGTTACAACCTTCACGTATTCCAGGGCTTCTTCGTTTTTTGACTGCTGAAAAAGAACCCAGGCGAGCATATACGCATTTCTTAAATAAACCTCCGATTTCGCGTCCGACAAATTGAGCGCTCTTTTGAAGACTTCTTCGGCGTATTCATATTTACCCAGCTTGAGTTTGTTCCATCCTCTTGCTGAAAGAATCTCTTCCAGAAATCTCGAGCGCGTTCCTTCGAGTTTCGTTTCCGCGGCATCAACAAGCTCTTCCGAACGGTCAATTTCTCCTACCCGCTGATAGGCGAGACCAAGAAGGAGTAGTATTTTCGCCTCCTCCTCTCTTTCTCCTCCAGCGAGTTCAAGGGCTCGATTGTAGTAAGCCTTTGAGGAAGCTATGTCTTTTTTGAGATCGGATATTCTCCCGAGCTCAAGGAATACATCCTTCCTCTCCAAACCGGAGAGATCGTATTCAAGAAGCCTTTCAAGACACTTTTGGGCTTTTTGCAGGTTCTCTAGAGCAATAAACCTCTTTGAAGCTTCTTTTAAATAGAACTTCGCTTTCTTTTTATCGCCGGCAAGAGAAAAGAGAATTGACAGCATTTCAAGATATGAATCGTCCCATTTTTCAATATCGTGATTCCAGAATCTGCAGGCTGTTTCCTCAATTGATTGACCGAGTGTTTGAGAAAGCGATTTCTTCCTCTCTATACTCATATTCTCGGAAAAGTAGCTTCTTACGAGCGAGTTTTCTATTCCGTAGTATAAATCCTCCTTCCTTCGAACGGAGATTGCCAGGCCCTTATCCGCCAGCATCTTTAATCGAAACATGAATTCATCGGCGGAGTCAATCCTCTTCAGAGAATCCAGAGGAACAAATGAATCGACGAGCGACAAAGATTCAATCAGAGTAATTGATCCTTTTGCTGCTTCCCTTATCTTCTCTTCAAGCAAGGTTCCCATCCTTTTCGAGATGGAATAGTCGGAGCCCGGTTCCCTGAAGCGCCAGATTTCCTCGTACTTAAGCCATCCATCTTTCCACAAGAGTTCTATGAGTTCTACGATTGCTGCGGGATTTCCCTGACTTGCTGAGTACAAAGTGTTTGCCAGCTCTTTTGATGAATCGAGCGTCGGGAATGTCCTGGATACCATCTCAAGAATGCTCATCTCGTCGAGTGGTTCCAGAAGCAGAGTTTTCTTCTCAGGTGAATCCCTGCCCCAGCCGGATATAAGCAGCCCAACTTTTCCGTCAAGCAATCTCATCAAATTATGGAAGACTTCCCTTTCAAAGTCTGTCAGTTCGTCCGAAACGTCGATGACAAGGGAATCTATGTTGTTTTTTAAGATCTGCGCCGCAAATCTGCGGCTCAGCTCTTCCGCGCTATGCTTAGCTACTCTTGACTCGGCGTCCAGCCCAAGGGATGATGCAAGATTCTCGATTATCGATATAAAGGCGCCTTTTCCGCTGATAAGAAGAGTCTTCATATTGTTAACGAAGGCTCTGAATCTTAACTCCTTTATGAATCTTGTCTTGCCGGAACCCCTGTCTCCTTCAAGAAAAATAACATCCTTATCGTCCGAAAGCGCCTTAAGAGCCATGTCGAGTTCCCGCGTTCTGCCGACAAAACAAGGAGCAGGCGCAAAAAGCGGCTCTTCTGCAACTACGGATTCATTGCTCCTCAGAAACCGCGAAAGAATCGATATGGATTCTCTCGCCGAAGGCCTTATTGCAGGTTCAGGCTCAAGAAATCTCAATACCAGTTCTTCAAGTTCGGCGGGGATTTTTAAGTCGCCGGTCTGTATGGTTTGCGGGCGTTTCGCTTTAGCGCGGGCAATCGACCAGGGCGACTCTTTTTCCCACAAACGGCTAGCGGAAAGAGTTTCATAAGCCAGGACCCCTAAGGAGTAGATATCGGAAGAAGGCGTTATTCCCTGTCCGACAAACAGTTCGGGAGCAACGTAGTCGAGAGTGCCTCTCGGTCTGTTCGAAGGATCAAGGTAGTAGTCCTCCGCAAACCCGAAATCAAGCAGTACGGGTTCTCCGTTGTTCCGGACAAGAATATTTGAGGGCTTAAGATCGGCGTGAACGATGCCCTGAGCATGGATGTAGGAAAGAATCGATATTATCTTGCAGAGCAACCTTGAAAATATTTGAATGAATCGTTCATCCCTTGGGATTTGTGAAAGGTATTCGTCGAAAGCGTTTCCCCTGATAAGCTCCATTGTGAAGAAGGCGGCAGAATCGATAGTCCCGCACTCGTAGACTTTTATAATGCCTTGATGTTTAAGGCGTTCAAGGATAGAGAACTCTCTTTCAATTCGTCTCGTATAATCGGAGCCTTGAGCTATCTTTACTGCTATCTCTTCTCCCGAACCTTCATTGACGGCAGACCAGACCAAGGAATCATACCCCTCTCCCAGCAGTTTGAGCGGTCTTAACCCTCTCTTTATCCAGGCACCAGAATCAATGGCCTTGCTCATAGAGTGTAATATAAATGCGACACATCCAAATGTCAACCCCCTCCTGTTATATTTATATCGAATTAAGTTGAAAGTATACTGGAACTTTGTTTGAATGCAGATGAATCCGGCGTCTCCGTGAATGTTTGGAAGTTGTTTTTTTAAGTCTGCGAGCAAAATACATAAAACGATTTATTTAGCGCCTGGGTTGCACAACAGGACTTGACTTGTTGTGTTGTAACGGTAGACTTTGCTCAAGCTACATATTTATTGTGAAATCAATAAACCATCGCAGGTTTTAAGGAGGCAGTATGAAGCGAGCTATCATCATTTGTGCAGTGGCGTTTTCAGTTCTTTTCGCACTGGATGAGCGTCTCGAAAAGGCAGACGAATATTACCTCAATCGCCACAAAGATCAGGGATATTCATTGAAAGCGAAGAGTCTTTGCGACGAAGTGTTGAAAGAAAAACCGGATGACGCCCAGGCTTTATGGCGTCTTGCAAGGCTCTATGTTCTTTTCGGCGACGGCAAAAGCAGCAAGGACGAGAAGATCTCCCGTTATGAGGCAGGCAGGGGATACGCAGAAAAAGCCAAAGGCATAGACTCCAAATGCGCAGAGGCGTTCTTCTGGTACGGGGTCAATATCGGACGCATAGGTCAAACAAAAGGCGTACTGAACTCGCTTTCCTTAGCCGGTCCTGTAAAGGAAGCGTTTGAGAAGGCTCTGGCGCTCAATTCCAAGTTTGCGCCTGCTATGGACGGACTTGCGGTATGGTACATGGAGGTTCCTGGAGTTGCAGGAGGCGATCTCAACAAATCAGTCGAGTACCTCAAGAAAGGCATTGGCATTGAACCAAATTACTCCCTCCTCTACGTGGACCTTGCCAAGGTTTATATTAAACAGAAGAACTATTCAGCCGCGCGCGACCAGCTTAAAAAATGCCTTGCCATAACCGCACCCTACAACCCCGGCGACTTTTATCTTGACGACAAGCCTGAAGCCGAAAAACTCCTGAAAGAGATAGAAGGTAAATGAAGACCTTCGTACACCTCATCCTTGCGTTGGTTTCAGGTTTGTACGCCCAAACCAGCCAAATTATTACGCCGGAGAACGTTCCGCAGATTTACAGGAATCCGGGTGAAACAATACTCATTATGGAGCCATTGATAGTCGACCGCATAGAGATAAAGGGCAACAACATCACCCGCGAGGGAATAATCAGGCGTGAGCTCGAATTCAAACCCGGCGATACTCTGACACCTGAAAAAATCGAGATGACCAAGTCCGCTCTCATGAGCACGAAGCTTTTCTCGGCCGCAGACATCGAAAGCGAAGAAGTTTCTTCAGGCAAGTCGGTTGTTACCGTTACGGTCAAGGAGAAGCGATTCCCGAGCCCGTATCCTACGATTGGCATAGACGGGTCCACAGGATTCTACCTTGGCGCAGGCGCGCTTTACCCAAACCTTTTCGGTCAGGCTATAGCCTTCGATATGGGCGGCGAAATGGGCTTCCGCTTCTCAACGCCCCGCTGGAAGGCTTACGCCTATCTCTACATGCCGTTGACGGCCAACCGCTGGCACGGGGAAAAGATTGCATACAACTACTCCTACCTTTGGCGCAAGGACGCCGAGATATACCTCCGGGAGCACAGGGTAACTTACCGTCAGGATATAAGGCCATGGCGGTTTCTCACCCTATCGCTTGAAGGAGGCTGGCTCCGCAGCAAGGCTTACGGACTCGAAGCCGATACTCACCGCTACACTTTCTCCACCGATACCGTGGACCAGTCACTGTTTCTTCAGCCTATAGTCAGGATAGACTTGCGCGACAACGACTACGACACGAGAAAGGGCTTCTTCTTCGAAGGCAGATTCTTCATCAATCCGGGCCTTTCTGAAGGGTTCCAGATGCAGCGGGCATGCTCTTTGTCCGTCGCCGGATACCTGCCCATCAACGATTACAACTGGCTTGCGGCAAACGTGTACACGTACCAGCAGCTTGATTCTATTCCCGAATACCGCACGATATACGTAGGCGAGTCGCGAAAGGTTCGAGGCTGGATAGATACAACCCAGATAGGACCTTGTCTAAGCGTATTCTCCCTTGAGTACCGCAACCGCTTCGTAGATCTTGAATTCGAGGATCTTCCTTTGCTTGGGAATTTCAAGATGTGGTGGGGCGCGAACGCATTCTTCGATCTCGGCGCCGCGCACGATCCGGGTCTGCCTGCGCTCAGGCTCGCTGACCTGACAGGCGACCGCAAGGGCGGGCTCCTGCCAGGACTAGGCTTCGGAATCGCTGCCGGAACAGGAAAGCTCGTGGGCAAGCTCGAGTTCGCCTGGGGCGTCGGCTCCGGTTTCAACGGGAGCAAATTCGCGTTCTCAATCCCTGCCTACTTCGGCTGGAGGTTTTGATAAGATGCTCCTTTTTAGCGCTTAGGCGCGCTAAAAAGATAGCAAAACCTTACTACACAATATCGGTTTGAAATCAGGCGGCTTCTCTTGATTAGTATCTAAATCTAGATAAACTCTTAGTCAGAATGTCAGTCCTTAGATTGAAGGAAAAGAATGCCTGATTCCAAGCCCTTTTTTATTTATTACTTCAGGCCTCCCGACCGGGAGCTTGAGATTTTATCCGAACTCCTGTATTCAGATGACGAGGTGATTGTTACATCCCACGTCCTTCACGGCGCTTCTAATCCGCTCGTGATAAAAGGCGAGACCGTCATCGACAACGGCTACCGCGCCGTTTTTGCCGAATACAGGAGAGAATGGTTCGATGTAGCAGGGGTCTTCCGGCCTGACGGGATTTTCACAGGATACTATGCCGATATTAACACGCCATCCGAGACCCGTCCCGACGGTTACTGGACAAAGGACCTTTTCCTTGACCTCTGGATTCCCCGAGACCGCTCGGATGTTTATCTGCTCGATGAAGACGAATTCGAGGACGCCTGCAGGAATCGGTGGATAACGGATGAGGAGGCAATAAAAGCGAAAAAGGAAGCCGAAAAACTCATGGGTCTTTTCAAGAAAGGAGAGTTCCCTCCAGCGCTCCTGGAGAGGTTTTTATGAGCGGACTTATTTTCTACATCTTTGCAGTCAGCAAGGTTTTTACCATCCGCGTCTTCGCGGATGAGAAGCCCACTGAGATAACCATAGCCTCGACCGAGGGCACCTACAAGATTCAAGCCTCGGGCGATATGCTTTTCGTCAACGGCAACAAGACTCCTTATTTCCAGCAGATGGAGGCTCAGAGCTATACGATAATCGCAGGCGGGAAAACCCGCTCTTACGCAGGAGGATTCACATTCTACTCCTTCGACGGAGAGATGTATATCCTGAACTACATACCGGAGGAGGCATACATCGCATCGGTCGTCGCATCAGAAATACCGGGTGCGCAGCCCGAGGCTCGAAAAGCCCAGGCGATACTGGCCAGGACCTATGTCTATAAAAACGTCGGCAGGCACGGACAGTACGACCTGTGCGACGGACAGCACTGTCAGGTGTACAGGGGGCTTCCCGTTGACGCTTCCTCCCTTTCAGCCGCACAGGGTACGGCAGGTCTGGTTCTGGGCTACAAAGGAACAATTGCCGATATCTATTACCATTCGACGTGCGGCGGCATGACGCTTCTGCCGTCAGATGTATGGCCGGGAATGAAGGATCAGCCATACCATCAGCGGGTTAAAGACACTCTCTGCAGAATCTCTCCATACTACGAGTGGGACGACACCTTCAATCTGGACCCTCTCTTCATCAACCTTGGTTTTGGTCAGATGCCTTCTTCAGTAAAGGTTGTACGCGATAAGGATTGGTCGCCAGTAAAAGGATTTGTTTTCTTTGCGCCGGACTCGGTTTACTTCGACTACTCCCGGGTGTCGGACGCAATCGATCACCACCCTATGACCCGCATTTTCGACGCCGAGATTAAGGAAACCTTGCTTATCCTTCACGCTCACGGGTACGGACATGCTGTGGGCATGTGCCAGGTAGGCGCTATGGCTCTTGCAAAATCGGGAGCCAATTACCGCGATATCCTAACCTTCTATTTCCCTGGCACCGAGATACTATCGCTCGCGAGCTTTTAACACCCATAAAAACGCAGGGCGTTTTTATGGGGGCCCAGGAATACCTCATGGGATCATCCTGGAGATTTAACTATGGATTTGAAGAGATATTTCAGGGGGTCCCCAAGAAAACGTTTCAAGGCTACTTGGGGTTTTGAATGAATATCTGGATAGCGATAGCGCTCATAACGCTCACTGCAACTTCATGGGAGGTTGGTGTGGTCATGCAAAAAAAGGTTGCCGACAAGCTGCCTCTCATCAAAGGACTGAAGGGAATTCTCGCATTAATCCGTTCGCCTTTGTGGATGGCAGGTCTTGTGATTACGGGCATCGGCTGGGGCGTTTACGTCTATGCGCTTAACTTCACGCCCATATCGATTGCAAGGGCGATCACTGCATCCGGATATGTTATACTTGCTCTTCTATCCACCATCTTCCTCAAACACAGGCTGAAGGCGGTAGAATGGATTGCGGTTCTTGCCGTTACTTCGGGTGTCGTTCTGATAGGCTTAAGCGAGCGGCATGACTCGGCTCTTGTTCCCAGGCTTAAATTATCGAAGCTAATAATCTCGGGAAGCATTTCTATTGTTCTATCCTTTCTCCTCGTCCTTTTTTCACGAGGAGATAATAGCAAGATAAAGCCCGCTGTTGCATTCGCGGCTGTATCCGGAATCCTCTCGGGAGTCGGCGACCTCTTGACCAAGGCGCTCCTCGTCGAAATCCAGTTCAAATCCTACTTCATCGGGTTCCTCGCGTTCGCACCCCTCATCATCATCTTCTATCTCGCCGGTTTCTTTGCGCTCTCAAGAAGCTACCAGCACGGCACGGCGGTCTCTTCGGTCGTGATTTCGGATTTCACCGTGCGCATCTCCACTGCCGCGCTCGGGATATATGCGCTTGGCGAAGCGCTTCCTCCAGACACTCTTCATCTGATTTTGAGGATTGCAGGCTTTGTGCTTGCGCTTTCGGCCTCCGTTCTCCTGGGAAGATTTTCTGGAGAAGAGGTCGCGGGAAAAATGAAAAAAAACTCTTGACAAGCCGTCGACCGGTCGCTAAACTCTTCAGCAAACAAATCCTTGGAGGAAAAAGTGACGGAATGGTATGAAAAAGCCAGAGAGCTCTACAATGCCGGAAAGAAAGAAGAAGCGGATAAAATCATAGAAGAAAAATCCAGAATAATCGCTGAAACCGCACAGGATTTCTTTGAGAGGGGAATAGCTAGGCGGTTGCTCCGCAATCTTAATGATGCCCTTGAGGATTTCAAAAAGTGCATCGAACTTTCTCCCGGATACTTTGAGGCATATCTTCATCTTGGGTGGACGTTATCGAATCTGGAAAGGTATGAAGAGGCTCTCAAGACCTTCGATAAGCTCATCGAGCTAAAGCCTGATGAGATGAAAGGTCATCACGGACGGTCGCAGTCTTTGTTTACCTTGAAACGGTACGAGGAAGTTATCGCCTACAACGAAGAACTTGTAGAACGCCTGCCCGCGTTCAGTGGATTCTGGGAACTAACCAGAACCGCGGCGCTCAATCAGCTCGGAAGGCACGAAGAAGCGTTGAATTCAGTCACAAAAATCAAGCCGGAAGAGATAAAGCCTCTGCCTTCGTATGCATATTATTTGAGTCTTGCAGAAACGTTTTGTCTCTTGAACAGGTACGATGAAGCCCTTAATGCGCTCAATGAGGGAATGGACAAAACTAGGGAAGAAGAGGGTTGTGCCCCATGTTTTGCTAACAACTGCTGGAGGAATCCTTATCTTGAGGCGCTACGTAAGCCGCCCTACCGTGAAAGACTCGAGAAAATAATAGGACCGAAACCGAAGGTCTCAAGAAAAAACCGTAGCACAGATTAGCAAGATCAATCCCTGAAAACAACTTAGACAATTCTCCAGATTTTTTGATATGCGAGCGCAAGTTTTCCGCAATTCGACTGTCTAAGTTTTTATGAATACCTTAAAGGAAAGCAAGAATAAATGCCCCAGTCGCAGGAAGCTTTCCTCTTACGGCGACGGCGAGCTTTCCAGCAAGGAAAGAGAAATCCTTGAGTCGCATTTCGAGCAATGCTTGAACTGTAGAAGTATCGTTAATGATTTCGCTTATATCACCCGACTTCTTGAAAAAACCGAAAAAGCAGACCTTTCCGAACACTTTGAGCTTAAGCTTCGCAAGAGGTTAGCTAAAGAAAAGACGGATTCTGGAATAGTTTTCAGACGCGTTTTGATACCTCTGGGTGCGGTTGCATTAGGCATCTTTGCCTTGTTTTCAGGAGGTATTATTGGAAAGGAAGCCTACAAATTTTTGTCTGGCGTGAATAGCAAGCAGACAAACGCGTCCTTTCTTGCGGTTAATGAGTTCTTTGATCATCCTAAGGGTTCAATAAGCGAGATTGT is drawn from bacterium and contains these coding sequences:
- a CDS encoding sigma 54-interacting transcriptional regulator, yielding MSKAIDSGAWIKRGLRPLKLLGEGYDSLVWSAVNEGSGEEIAVKIAQGSDYTRRIEREFSILERLKHQGIIKVYECGTIDSAAFFTMELIRGNAFDEYLSQIPRDERFIQIFSRLLCKIISILSYIHAQGIVHADLKPSNILVRNNGEPVLLDFGFAEDYYLDPSNRPRGTLDYVAPELFVGQGITPSSDIYSLGVLAYETLSASRLWEKESPWSIARAKAKRPQTIQTGDLKIPAELEELVLRFLEPEPAIRPSARESISILSRFLRSNESVVAEEPLFAPAPCFVGRTRELDMALKALSDDKDVIFLEGDRGSGKTRFIKELRFRAFVNNMKTLLISGKGAFISIIENLASSLGLDAESRVAKHSAEELSRRFAAQILKNNIDSLVIDVSDELTDFEREVFHNLMRLLDGKVGLLISGWGRDSPEKKTLLLEPLDEMSILEMVSRTFPTLDSSKELANTLYSASQGNPAAIVELIELLWKDGWLKYEEIWRFREPGSDYSISKRMGTLLEEKIREAAKGSITLIESLSLVDSFVPLDSLKRIDSADEFMFRLKMLADKGLAISVRRKEDLYYGIENSLVRSYFSENMSIERKKSLSQTLGQSIEETACRFWNHDIEKWDDSYLEMLSILFSLAGDKKKAKFYLKEASKRFIALENLQKAQKCLERLLEYDLSGLERKDVFLELGRISDLKKDIASSKAYYNRALELAGGEREEEAKILLLLGLAYQRVGEIDRSEELVDAAETKLEGTRSRFLEEILSARGWNKLKLGKYEYAEEVFKRALNLSDAKSEVYLRNAYMLAWVLFQQSKNEEALEYVKVVTGEAGNRNEWVIAFQASSLASETLMASGRLKEAGEYIEHASEFARLAGDARFNSTILRLQAKISFYRGMRRKAKSYVQQALELMAENGIDENVIELKLLNADISSLVGEWRSGWDGYLELWKTIAARKDSQHKPYVLINWADLCRMQGKIQWATRLLQRASLLTSERRYPGAELGILTLKCRMALDKGDLDTAREIICGKFSDLPEKQSLFYLFEISILECELLLAEGDIEKALSIIKHISSKMDTSGFEGSRGEILRLEAIAYRHSKDYANAISLLRKSIELLKLQENTYQEGLSLLMLSKVLFERNGYSDEAQAALEDSKAVFERLGALPELRKIEAFKSQNFSAWREQTGLAPLYLEGLRRISELLNYRLGEEDFMIQVLSVLLELTSAARGVIFLHEDSKLYAVASKHTETPSRNEARRLSETVMRQITQGLEPIYTADATTDWRFNRSKSILLNEIRSILCIPLKTSSKLLGTIYLDSTKPGLFNPDNTTYFESLGNILAATIDKSSEFNKMREEIRLSRERKKWEKSGVVFGNSPATRELYSQIERAARSEANVLLEGETGTGKGVMAKLIHDRSLRHGREFCSINCGIFPENLFAAELFGHRKGAFTGATEDRIGLLEAADGSTVFLDEITNISSFMQTKLLEVIEERVLRRLGESSKRRINIRFIFATNKNLEVETREGRFREDLYYRINTFKLYIPPLRERKEDIRELVNHFLKKSSFELNKSVTEVSDEVMQAFLDYPWPGNIRELANVLERAAILVRGKKITKDLLDQRFFPSVPFETKTLKDAKRIEEEELIKRTLLETRGNVSRAAKKLNISRQHLSRLISRYNIIRPITS
- a CDS encoding tetratricopeptide repeat protein; the protein is MTEWYEKARELYNAGKKEEADKIIEEKSRIIAETAQDFFERGIARRLLRNLNDALEDFKKCIELSPGYFEAYLHLGWTLSNLERYEEALKTFDKLIELKPDEMKGHHGRSQSLFTLKRYEEVIAYNEELVERLPAFSGFWELTRTAALNQLGRHEEALNSVTKIKPEEIKPLPSYAYYLSLAETFCLLNRYDEALNALNEGMDKTREEEGCAPCFANNCWRNPYLEALRKPPYRERLEKIIGPKPKVSRKNRSTD
- a CDS encoding DUF402 domain-containing protein, yielding MPDSKPFFIYYFRPPDRELEILSELLYSDDEVIVTSHVLHGASNPLVIKGETVIDNGYRAVFAEYRREWFDVAGVFRPDGIFTGYYADINTPSETRPDGYWTKDLFLDLWIPRDRSDVYLLDEDEFEDACRNRWITDEEAIKAKKEAEKLMGLFKKGEFPPALLERFL
- a CDS encoding EamA family transporter codes for the protein MNIWIAIALITLTATSWEVGVVMQKKVADKLPLIKGLKGILALIRSPLWMAGLVITGIGWGVYVYALNFTPISIARAITASGYVILALLSTIFLKHRLKAVEWIAVLAVTSGVVLIGLSERHDSALVPRLKLSKLIISGSISIVLSFLLVLFSRGDNSKIKPAVAFAAVSGILSGVGDLLTKALLVEIQFKSYFIGFLAFAPLIIIFYLAGFFALSRSYQHGTAVSSVVISDFTVRISTAALGIYALGEALPPDTLHLILRIAGFVLALSASVLLGRFSGEEVAGKMKKNS
- a CDS encoding SpoIID/LytB domain-containing protein codes for the protein MSGLIFYIFAVSKVFTIRVFADEKPTEITIASTEGTYKIQASGDMLFVNGNKTPYFQQMEAQSYTIIAGGKTRSYAGGFTFYSFDGEMYILNYIPEEAYIASVVASEIPGAQPEARKAQAILARTYVYKNVGRHGQYDLCDGQHCQVYRGLPVDASSLSAAQGTAGLVLGYKGTIADIYYHSTCGGMTLLPSDVWPGMKDQPYHQRVKDTLCRISPYYEWDDTFNLDPLFINLGFGQMPSSVKVVRDKDWSPVKGFVFFAPDSVYFDYSRVSDAIDHHPMTRIFDAEIKETLLILHAHGYGHAVGMCQVGAMALAKSGANYRDILTFYFPGTEILSLASF